aagctgaaatttggtatgtaagctaatattagtacacaaacaacaacaaaaatccttaaACATGAAACTTTTACCGCCCAAACCTTAAACTACGACGTTTATATGATACTTCCACAAACTTTGATGCTAGAGGTCTGAAAATTGATATTTATCccccttgttataaataataaaatatatagttatgTATTTTTGCTTTGAGAATTTCATGTTAGATTAGATATTAGAGGAGATGCAAAGATAAACAGTGGGCTATGAAAGAAGGCACCTCTGATGTGCAAGAAATATAcccaaagaaaaagaaagaagaaatgaacaaattaaaacaaaatatactaaCTAAACAACTTAcgaaagaagtgaaatcccatcaaaaacattaccaaaaacattttcatgtaaaatgttatcaagacgagaccatatggCTCGCAGTGTCataaagttatcagatctcatgtagagccaagcttctaactctacacgcCTTATCTCTAacccctaacttcacaaactctaaatctacaccttagtcaaaatatttggtttggccgtttcgttactacaagaactattgtataacagaaaagtaataAACAGTTAATACATTTTGTGAAGTGAGGGCTTGCAGAGTTAGGTGGTGTAGTATTAGAAGCTTGAATCTACATGAGACCTTGTAGTTAACTTTTTGACAATGCAAGTTATAAAGTCTCGtcatggcaacattttacatattATCGGAACCattcaaattttttttggaataaCATTGTCTTTATCTGCATTAGACGAAAACCGCTCCAACAAATGGAGGAATACTGTCCAATCGATGGATTTCAGGCGTTCAAGTAGTAAAGCATGGAGGGTGTAAAGCATGGAGCTTTCTGGGAAACAATCATCGTCGCGTTCCGTACCTGCAATCCACCCTGATCAGATAGCAAACCGGTTAGTCTCTGTGTCCAGAGCGAAGCTGGAGACAAAAAAGGTGAAGAAAAAGTGGCAACAGCTGAAGGCCGAGCATAAATCTGACCCCGACCTGTCAAAGCCTTTTACAGTGGAGGAAGTCAAACGAGCTATCAAAGGTCTTCAGCCTGGAAAAGCAGGAgtcgatgaaatttaatttcTCATAAGTCTTGGCTCACATGCCATAAATGTATCTTTGTTTTTCTCCGAAATTCTGAAGTCCAACAGACTCCCTAGTGTATTCACAGAATCCAAAGTGATCGCATTACTGAAGCCAGGCAAGAATGACAATAACCCCTCTAGCTGTCGCCCCATAGCAGCTCTACTGAGTAATGTGGATAAACTTCTGGAAAGAGTCCTGCTGAAAGAATAGCGCCGCTCATAGATAACGTTATTCCAATAGAGCAAGCGGGTTTCAGATCCGGGCGCAGCTGTACAGATCAAGTCCTAGCATTAACCACTTATATAGAGACGGGATACCAAAATGGACTTATATCTGGGGCAGTTTTCTTCGACCCAACAGCAGCGTACGATACAGTATGGAGAAAAAGGCTGCTTTACAAACTTTTAATGGCAGTTCCCAATTTAGAAATCGTTCAACTTATATCAAGCATGCTTTCCAACGATGGTTCCGCAATCGCTTGGGTTCCAAGGTCAGCAACGTGAAGAAACTGAACAACGGGTTACCTCAGGGCTCTGTACTAGCCCTACCTTGTTCGATCTGTACATCCACGACCTGTCTCCTACCCTGGCTCGTAAGTTTATTTACGCCGACGATATTTGCCTAGTCACGCAGCATAAGACTTTTAACAACCTAGAGCGGACATTAACGCAGGACATGATTACACTAGCAAGGTATTTCAAAGCATGGCGCCTCACACTTAGCACAAGTAAGACGAAAAGATGCTGTTTCCACCTACACAACAAACTGGCAAACCGCGAGCTCAAAGTTTCTCTCAACGGTTCGACCCTGAGACACAATTCTACTCCGAAATACCTCGGTGTCACCCTTGACCGCTCTCTGATCTTCAAAGAACATTTGACTTGTACGGGACGTAAACTACAAACACGCAACAACATCATTCACAAATTAACTGGTACATCCTGGGGAGCAAATGCCAACACTTTGCGTACATCTGCCTTATCGCAGGTGTATTCCTCAACTGAAttaggagcccatacatgaagaGTACCCAATGACAGTTAGgtatacgaaatttaaattcaaccattatagtcgacgagtagaaaaacaaatatataatctTTGTTAGCATAACATAATATTCTACCGCCAAACTTTTGAGACAGCGGTACAGCTTTATGCAGTGAATATGATTTCAGAGTAAAGTATCATTTCAAAACAACATCAGTTTCTATGAATGTGGCtcgttattatataattattctggAGGAGCAAATTTCTATCAACAATCACACTTTATATTATACTAATTTGCTGTTGGTAAAGTCATAAAAATTAACTATACCTTTAAACTCCTTAACAATCAAGTCAAATTTGTTAACAACGTGTTTTGTGGAAAGCATATGTAAGTTTGTTAGCTTCTGCTGGAGTTGTTTGAAAGTCGGGGCATTGTGTGATAACATTTCTCAGCCCCTGACACTCGTTCGCCAAAATGTCAGTATTTCCTTGGAGAAATTGCTTGTAAGCTAGTTTAATATAAAGGTTGACATTCCAGAGCTAGAAGATTTTAGTGATTTGTTATTCTTATTAGATGGTTATATGAGGATGGTTTAGTTAATGAATAATGTACCCACTTATTAGGTATGCAAGAACAAAGAATACTTACAAAAACAATCGAAGAAAACTTTTGCGAAGAAAGGGCTATTTTCATTcctattttaaatgtaattaatgtGTTACTTGTAATTTAAATTACCATCCAGTCTGACTGAAGGATACTGACCGacaacaaaattcaaaattgatCAGTGCACCTGGTTCAATGAAAGGAATTAAGTGCTGATAAATCAACCAAAATTTATGGCTAGTGAAAAAATGAACGCTTTTCAAACGCCGGTAGCCGGAGTGTTTGGAACGTCGATAGAGACAGGCAGAGAGAGTTATTACCATATTCCGAAGCTTTGCAATTTCAGTGAGTTTCAAAAGTTACAATCGGAAAGAAATATGATTGagatttataagaaaaatatttttctttaatacgtTTAATAACTTAACTGATGTTGAGAGTGATATTactgatattttatatttgccTATATATTTTCTTTACGTCTAATATGTTTTGGCAATTTTATTGTAACCACGTTAATATCAATGAGATTTTAATTTAGACACCGAAAGCATTTGCCTTGAGAAACCTTGATACCGTAACTGCGGGTTACTTGGACCAAAAATAATCAGACTTTTGCAAACGCGTCTGTCACTTCCTAAGGTTATTGATATATTAAGCGAGATCAAGTTGAATAGTAGCTTAACCatatatttaatagttttacctaccgtaaaaccacccaactatagtccaatactgcaactatggtccacaaattcaaaaggaaattaagtatctataccaatgttccttttggtttacttctagttttaccttccatttataaacatactttgccttagaactacaaaaatatagtaaaatacacacctgaacgagaaaaattgagtttatttgtggaccatagtagttggactatagttgggtggttttacggtacataaaaagaaaaatacacatattaatatattgtttaatatttttaatttagtgtcAACGTAGCCCGTAAAGCGGGATAAATGAcctaaaaaattacatattatacAGAGTACTTACCAAAAAAAGTTCTAACAAAAAGTTTGCAGGGgtatttttgcaaaaactcacgTGTTCACACTTCAAGAACGAATGACAAGCAAGAACACGATTGCGAGACCAACCAAGCAGTGCTCAATCGGGCGCTTCCATTGCCCTCTATGATTTTCGGCTAGAACTCTTACGATTGACCAAAAGACTATGACATGGtggctagttttttttattttatttttttatttaggctaATGTAGCCCGCAGCTACGGTagttgtagtaaaaaaaaaaagattatttcaGACCATccgatccatattttgttagtttatcAAAACAACTTACATCCTATATTAGTACTTACAAGTTTGTTACACTTATAACTATTAACTACTCACTACATATATATGTGTAAAGTCGAGCTACCTATATAgtgtttataattaatattaaccctcttagaaatttaacattttatggcttgaaaatacaaaacttttcacAAAAAAGTTTTATATCACTGAGTAACTAACGAACAAAGCGATGATAATCATAACATTGCAATCGTTACTTAATAGAGGTGCAACGaaaagatacattttattttagttactcgtacctacaaaaactatttaaaggTGTTCGACAGTTTCAACATTAGGTACAttctaaatttaatattgtattatgGTTCATAAAACTAAGATCCGcaacacaaaattaatttacgGATGCTGTTAAGGGTGTATATGTAAATAGGTTTTGATACGTTTACACTATTATCTATGTCTAGTCTTAAGttcttttttaattccatatttaaattctaatgttattttgactgtttatatttttgtacgtCAGTTCGCAAAATAAATCCATCGAAACTAGTCGACTGCCtggtttattgattattttccaCTTTTAGCTATCGAAATTCCCTCTTCTTTATTTTTGTCCTTCTTCCTCACTCATGATCTTGCGATCTAAAACCAAGCAGTCGGCTAAAAGCGCTAAAATGACGCGCTCGGAAACGGGTACCCCTGCCACGGGTAGGCTCGGCCAGTCCAAAAAGTTGGACCACGGTGCGGCCGACGCCACCGTACCACCCGCGGCTTCCGACCCGCAAATCCCCGGGACGTCTCGCGAGTGCCTCCCAACCGGCACCAGCGCCGAACAAGTTAATGTTCCCCTCAGTTGCAGGTCTCGCGCTTCGAGCTCTACGCGATCATCGGCCACGATTAGGGCACGACGATTGACCGCGGAGGCCCACTTGGCCCGCAAAAGCATAGAAAGGGAACAGGAGCTCTTTCAACGCGAGCTCGACAACCAACGGAAACTCCTTGAGCAGTTTAAACAGGTAGAACAGCTTGAACTTGAAGCGAAAATAGCCGCCTTAGAAGCCGAGGAGCGATCCAATCACACGGTTAGTAATGCATATTCTCGTACAGCATCTTGGGTTCGTGACGTAAATCAGGAAAGGCAACCCGTAGACACACGGGCCGAAGTGGGTGTAACTATTCCGCCTCATATAGCGGTAGTTACCACCAAGACTGCCGATCCCCCTATAAATTTACGTCCAGAACCTACTGTAGAGTGTAATGTAGTAAATAACCGTATTAATTCACCTTTATTGCGTGAAGACGTCAAACGTCAAAACGGCCACGATAATGCagtgtttcattttattaataatgatcaTGAAAATGAAGAGTGCCGCCGCCGTCAAGACCAAACCGAGCCAATAACCGGCTCTGCCACGCTTTTACAAGCTATTGCCGATACGGCTGCCGCAGCTAAAGCGCTCGCCGCACGAGACGTGCCAAGAAAAGCTAAAATTGAGCTTCCAATTTTCTATGGCAACTCGTCACAATGGCttcaatttaaatacttatttgatAGTACTAAAACTTCTTATTCCCCCGCAGAAAATACGGCGCGTCTATACAACGCACTCCGCGGGCCCGCCCGGGAGGCCGTCGCCTCTTTACTCAACACCGCGGCAGCTTCCGAAGATATCATGGCAGCACTCGAACGTACATTTGCTTGTCCCGAAATGATTGTCTTCGGCGAAGTACAGATTTTAAAAACGCTGCCTCGGCTCGGGCCTGACCTAAAGGAGATAGGTATTTTCGCTAATAAGGTACGCAATTCTTTGTCTACTATGAAATTACTCGGCCTACGAGAATATTTACAATCGCCAGAGCTGTTTCATAATATTCTAGGAAAATTTAACCCTTTAATGAAAATGAGATGGTCTGATTATGCGTCAGATTTGTCAGAAACGTCAAACCATCTCAAGTCAAAGTTAGAACTTTTATCTGACTTTCTAACACGCGAACACGAACGCTATATTAAATTCGCTTTATCGCCAGAAGTAGGGTTTTCTATGTCTATACCGCAACAATCACGAGTACATTTTCCAATGAATAAACCATTTAAACGTGAAAATATACATGCCGTCACTcatgacaaaaataaaacaactggTAACATAGAGtgtgtttattgtaaaaaatcccacaatattaaaaactgtaCTCAATTTACGTCGTTATCTGTTGACGATAGGTGGCGATGGTTGCGTGAACACAAAGTTTGTTATAAATGTCTAAAAGACAACTCACACCTATGGAAATTATGCAAAAGCAACCCTTGCGGGGTCGATGGTTGTACTTTTCGACACAACCCTCTTTTGCACGGCAGGCAGGATACGTTTAGATCACCGCCTACACCCGATACACGGATTAATAACGTCATTTGCGTTCCTGCGGCTGAAAGTGATATCCAGGTGTCGGACAATAATGTGACTGTGTCAAATATAGGTATATCGTGTAATCAACATAAAACATCTAATGAAATATGTTCAAATATTACAATGTTGAAAGTTTTACCAGTGACACTGTCAGGGCCAAATGGCAGCTATGAAACCTTCGCGTTTCTCGATGATGGCAGCACTGCGACTATGATCGATTGTAAAGTGGCTGCTCGCTTAGGTTTAATAGGACCTGAAGAGTTCATAACTGTCAATGGTATCATGGGTTTACAAAAAACTACAAAAGTAAGATACGTTGACTTTTACATAAGAGGTAAATATGAATCTGATATCCATTTGGTAAATCATGCTAAGGCTGTACAATCGTTAGGCTTGAACGAACAAACTCTATCTAGAGAGACTATTGAATCTTATGCTCACTTAAAAGACCTAGCCGAATACTTGACATATGCTGACGCTACACCAACCGTACTTATTGGTGCTGAGCATTGGCATCTGTCAATATGTCGCGAGGTTTGTGAAGGCAGACGTAACGAGCCCGCCGCTTGTCGCACTTTGCTTGGGTGGACTTTGTATGGACCAACGAGTAGCAAAACCATGCCAGTCGAGTTCGTCAACCATTGTCAGTTAGACCGCACTGAACCTTCTGAAAATGAACGCCTGGAGTCACTGATAAAGGAGCAATACAAACTCGACTCGCTCGGTATCTCTAAGCGCGAGACTCTATTTAGCAAGCTAGACTCCCGTGCCG
Above is a genomic segment from Cydia pomonella isolate Wapato2018A chromosome 4, ilCydPomo1, whole genome shotgun sequence containing:
- the LOC133517091 gene encoding uncharacterized protein LOC133517091, which codes for MILRSKTKQSAKSAKMTRSETGTPATGRLGQSKKLDHGAADATVPPAASDPQIPGTSRECLPTGTSAEQVNVPLSCRSRASSSTRSSATIRARRLTAEAHLARKSIEREQELFQRELDNQRKLLEQFKQVEQLELEAKIAALEAEERSNHTKIRRVYTTHSAGPPGRPSPLYSTPRQLPKISWQHSNVHLLVPK